The following coding sequences are from one Xiphophorus couchianus chromosome 22, X_couchianus-1.0, whole genome shotgun sequence window:
- the hells gene encoding lymphoid-specific helicase isoform X2, whose amino-acid sequence MSSIKEETRSASPQCPKPDESEEPHGTAMETAGGQADGSVKSENVPEVVITKEMEEEENQLMEEGERKEKEMMKKAQESFERDSQNVRFKRLQHLLQKSNIYSKFLLTKMELQQNEEKLKKERLEKKAMKAGSGAETRTDAKKKKRRRDEDFKIADVMTKEEIMSQAKRSKVEKGNDAPAQKKLDAEDIEKMSDSNEEIKSRLSETVRENAKHLLDPDRKVNGQPVPVQQPQLFTGGVMRWYQIEGVEWLRMLWENGINGILADEMGLGKTIQCIAHIAMMVEKKVMGPFLVVAPLSTVPNWISEFKRFAPEISVMLYHGTPPERSKLLKQVRRSQGPLNMFPVVITSFEISMIDRKFLQHLQWKYLIVDEGHRIKNLNCRLVRELKMLPTDNKLLLTGTPLQNNLAELWSLLNFLLPEVFDDLKSFESWFDINSLGEGDDVVVAEREQNILSMLHQILTPFLLRRLKTDVTLEVPPKKEIIVYAPLTTKQETLYSAVVNKTIEKVLGKEKKEAPVPVTPDGRPKRRTRRSVDYSETESDTQAALMKYLERVRKEAENSPSPPVLDISTPPEADITLKLQNVLMVLKRCCNHPYLVEYPLDPVTQQFKIDEQLVQTSGKFLILDRLLPALKNRGHKVLIFSQMTSILDILMDYCYLRDFRYSRLDGSMPYTERDENIQRFFTDPEVFIFLLSTRAGGLGINLTAADTVIIFDSDWNPQADLQAQDRCHRIGQTKPVVVYRLVTANTIDQKILERASAKRKLEQMVIHKKKFKGGKAELNQSKSCIDLDELRDLLQARGPEKEVKSSRGKVISDKDLEILLDRSDLLENRRSMKEKVGVFRVIDAKESSEITLT is encoded by the exons ATGAGCAG CATCAAGGAGGAAACTAGAAGTGCGTCCCCTCAGTGCCCCAAACCAGATGAGTCTGAGGAGCCCCACGGTACGGCCATGGAGACCGCTGGGGGTCAGGCAG ACGGGAGCGTGAAGTCGGAGAACGTTCCCGAGGTGGTCATTACCAAGGaaatggaggaggaagagaaccAGCTGATGGAGGAAGGGGAGCGAAAAGAGAAGGAGATGATGAAAAAG GCACAGGAATCGTTTGAGAGGGACTCGCAGAATGTGCGCTTCAAGAGACTCCAGCATCTGCTCCAGAAGAGCAACATCTACTCTAAATTCCTGCTGACAAagatggagctgcagcagaatgag GAGAAACTCAAGAAGGAGAGGCTGGAGAAAAAGGCCATGAAG GCTGGGAGTGGTGCAGAGACCCGGACAG AtgcgaagaagaagaagaggaggagggatgaAGACTTTAAAATAGCTGATGTTATGACAAAAGAA GAAATCATGTCTCAAGCGAAGAGATCAAAAGTGGAGAAAGGG AATGACGCTCCGGCTCAGAAGAAACTCGATGCCGAGGATATTGAAAAAATGAGCGATTCCAACGAGGAAATCAAAAGCCGGCTGTCGGAGACGGTTCGAGAGAACGCCAAGCATCTCCTGGACCCCGACAGAAAGGTGAACGGGCAGCCGGTCCCCGTCCAGCAGCCCCAGCTGTTCACAGGCGGAGTGATGAGGTGGTACCAGATCGAAGGCGTGGAGTGGCTGAGG ATGCTGTGGGAGAACGGCATCAATGGCATCCTGGCTGACGAGATGGGGCTGGGAAAGACCATCCAGTGCATTGCCCACATCGCTATGATGGTAGAGAAGAAGGTGATGGGCCCCTTCCTGGTGGTGGCTCCTCTCTCCACAGTACCAAACTGGATCAGCGAGTTTAAGCGCTTTGCACCAGAG ATATCAGTGATGCTTTATCACGGCACTCCGCCAGAGAGGTCCAAGCTGCTGAAGCAGGTCCGCAGGTCTCAGGGGCCGCTCAACATGTTTCCTGTTGTCATCACTTCCTTCGAGATCTCCATGATTGACAGAAAGTTTCTGCAG CATCTCCAGTGGAAGTACCTGATAGTGGACGAGGGCCACAGGATCAAGAACCTGAACTGTCGGCTGGTGCGCGAGCTGAAGATGCTGCCCACCGacaacaagctgctgctgacgGGCACACCGCTGCAGAACAACCTGGCTGAGCTCTGGTCCCTCCTCAACTTCCTCCTCCCAGAGGTCTTTGATGACCTGAAGAG CTTTGAGTCCTGGTTTGACATCAACTCCCTTGGTGAGGGTGATGACGTGGTAGTGGCAGAACGGGAGCAGAACATCCTGAGCATGCTGCACCAG ATTCTGACCCCATTCCTCCTGAGGAGGCTGAAGACAGATGTGACTCTTGAGGTTCCTCCCAAGAAGGAGATCATAGTGTACGCCCCTCTGACCACAAAGCAGGAGACCCTTTACAGTGCTGTCGTCAACAAGACCATAGAGAAGGTTCTGGGAAAGGAGAAG AAAGAGGCTCCTGTGCCGGTGACACCAGATGGCAGACCAAAACGTCGCACTCGTAGATCGGTGGACTACAGTGAAACGGAGAGCGACACACAGGCGGCTCTGATGAAGTACCTGGAGAGAGTCCGTAAGGAGGCCGAGAACAG CCCCTCGCCACCGGTGCTGGACATTTCCACCCCGCCGGAAGCTGACATCACGTTGAAGTTGCAGAACGTGCTGATGGTGCTGAAGAGATGCTGCAACCACCCGTACCTGGTGGAGTACCCCCTGGACCCGGTCACACAGCAGTTTAAG ATTGATGAGCAGCTGGTTCAGACCTCAGGAAAGTTTCTCATACTGGACAGGCTGCTGCCCGCTCTGAAGAACAGAGGACACAAG GTTTTGATCTTCAGCCAGATGACGTCCATCTTGGATATTCTGATGGACTATTGTTACCTCCGAGATTTCCGATACAGCCGGTTAGATGGCAGCATGCCGTACACCGAAAGAGACGAGAAC ATCCAAAGGTTTTTCACTGACCCAGAGGTGTTCATCTTCCTGCTGAGTACCAGGGCAGGAGGACTTGGAATCAACTTGACAGCAGCTGACACAGTTATCATCTTTGACAGCGATTGG AACCCTCAGGCGGACCTGCAGGCTCAGGACCGCTGCCACCGCATCGGACAAACCAAACCCGTGGTGGTGTACCGGCTAGTGACGGCCAACACCATCGACCAGAAGATTCTGGAGCGGGCGTCGGCCAAGAGGAAGCTGGAACAGATGGTCATCCACAAGA aaaagtTCAAAGGCGGGAAGGCGGAGCTGAATCAAAGTAAGAGCTGCATCGATCTGGACGAGCTGCGGGACCTGCTGCAGGCCAGAGGCCCTGAGAA GGAGGTGAAATCCTCACGAGGAAAGGTGATCAGCGACAAGGATCTGGAGATCTTACTGGATCGCAGCGACTTGCTGG AAAACAGGAGGAGCATGAAGGAGAAAGTGGGAGTCTTCAGAGTGATCGACGCCAAAGAGTCATCAGAGATCACGCTGACCTGA
- the hells gene encoding lymphoid-specific helicase isoform X1 codes for MSSIKEETRSASPQCPKPDESEEPHGTAMETAGGQADGSVKSENVPEVVITKEMEEEENQLMEEGERKEKEMMKKAQESFERDSQNVRFKRLQHLLQKSNIYSKFLLTKMELQQNEEKLKKERLEKKAMKAGSGAETRTDAKKKKRRRDEDFKIADVMTKEEIMSQAKRSKVEKGENDAPAQKKLDAEDIEKMSDSNEEIKSRLSETVRENAKHLLDPDRKVNGQPVPVQQPQLFTGGVMRWYQIEGVEWLRMLWENGINGILADEMGLGKTIQCIAHIAMMVEKKVMGPFLVVAPLSTVPNWISEFKRFAPEISVMLYHGTPPERSKLLKQVRRSQGPLNMFPVVITSFEISMIDRKFLQHLQWKYLIVDEGHRIKNLNCRLVRELKMLPTDNKLLLTGTPLQNNLAELWSLLNFLLPEVFDDLKSFESWFDINSLGEGDDVVVAEREQNILSMLHQILTPFLLRRLKTDVTLEVPPKKEIIVYAPLTTKQETLYSAVVNKTIEKVLGKEKKEAPVPVTPDGRPKRRTRRSVDYSETESDTQAALMKYLERVRKEAENSPSPPVLDISTPPEADITLKLQNVLMVLKRCCNHPYLVEYPLDPVTQQFKIDEQLVQTSGKFLILDRLLPALKNRGHKVLIFSQMTSILDILMDYCYLRDFRYSRLDGSMPYTERDENIQRFFTDPEVFIFLLSTRAGGLGINLTAADTVIIFDSDWNPQADLQAQDRCHRIGQTKPVVVYRLVTANTIDQKILERASAKRKLEQMVIHKKKFKGGKAELNQSKSCIDLDELRDLLQARGPEKEVKSSRGKVISDKDLEILLDRSDLLENRRSMKEKVGVFRVIDAKESSEITLT; via the exons ATGAGCAG CATCAAGGAGGAAACTAGAAGTGCGTCCCCTCAGTGCCCCAAACCAGATGAGTCTGAGGAGCCCCACGGTACGGCCATGGAGACCGCTGGGGGTCAGGCAG ACGGGAGCGTGAAGTCGGAGAACGTTCCCGAGGTGGTCATTACCAAGGaaatggaggaggaagagaaccAGCTGATGGAGGAAGGGGAGCGAAAAGAGAAGGAGATGATGAAAAAG GCACAGGAATCGTTTGAGAGGGACTCGCAGAATGTGCGCTTCAAGAGACTCCAGCATCTGCTCCAGAAGAGCAACATCTACTCTAAATTCCTGCTGACAAagatggagctgcagcagaatgag GAGAAACTCAAGAAGGAGAGGCTGGAGAAAAAGGCCATGAAG GCTGGGAGTGGTGCAGAGACCCGGACAG AtgcgaagaagaagaagaggaggagggatgaAGACTTTAAAATAGCTGATGTTATGACAAAAGAA GAAATCATGTCTCAAGCGAAGAGATCAAAAGTGGAGAAAGGG GAGAATGACGCTCCGGCTCAGAAGAAACTCGATGCCGAGGATATTGAAAAAATGAGCGATTCCAACGAGGAAATCAAAAGCCGGCTGTCGGAGACGGTTCGAGAGAACGCCAAGCATCTCCTGGACCCCGACAGAAAGGTGAACGGGCAGCCGGTCCCCGTCCAGCAGCCCCAGCTGTTCACAGGCGGAGTGATGAGGTGGTACCAGATCGAAGGCGTGGAGTGGCTGAGG ATGCTGTGGGAGAACGGCATCAATGGCATCCTGGCTGACGAGATGGGGCTGGGAAAGACCATCCAGTGCATTGCCCACATCGCTATGATGGTAGAGAAGAAGGTGATGGGCCCCTTCCTGGTGGTGGCTCCTCTCTCCACAGTACCAAACTGGATCAGCGAGTTTAAGCGCTTTGCACCAGAG ATATCAGTGATGCTTTATCACGGCACTCCGCCAGAGAGGTCCAAGCTGCTGAAGCAGGTCCGCAGGTCTCAGGGGCCGCTCAACATGTTTCCTGTTGTCATCACTTCCTTCGAGATCTCCATGATTGACAGAAAGTTTCTGCAG CATCTCCAGTGGAAGTACCTGATAGTGGACGAGGGCCACAGGATCAAGAACCTGAACTGTCGGCTGGTGCGCGAGCTGAAGATGCTGCCCACCGacaacaagctgctgctgacgGGCACACCGCTGCAGAACAACCTGGCTGAGCTCTGGTCCCTCCTCAACTTCCTCCTCCCAGAGGTCTTTGATGACCTGAAGAG CTTTGAGTCCTGGTTTGACATCAACTCCCTTGGTGAGGGTGATGACGTGGTAGTGGCAGAACGGGAGCAGAACATCCTGAGCATGCTGCACCAG ATTCTGACCCCATTCCTCCTGAGGAGGCTGAAGACAGATGTGACTCTTGAGGTTCCTCCCAAGAAGGAGATCATAGTGTACGCCCCTCTGACCACAAAGCAGGAGACCCTTTACAGTGCTGTCGTCAACAAGACCATAGAGAAGGTTCTGGGAAAGGAGAAG AAAGAGGCTCCTGTGCCGGTGACACCAGATGGCAGACCAAAACGTCGCACTCGTAGATCGGTGGACTACAGTGAAACGGAGAGCGACACACAGGCGGCTCTGATGAAGTACCTGGAGAGAGTCCGTAAGGAGGCCGAGAACAG CCCCTCGCCACCGGTGCTGGACATTTCCACCCCGCCGGAAGCTGACATCACGTTGAAGTTGCAGAACGTGCTGATGGTGCTGAAGAGATGCTGCAACCACCCGTACCTGGTGGAGTACCCCCTGGACCCGGTCACACAGCAGTTTAAG ATTGATGAGCAGCTGGTTCAGACCTCAGGAAAGTTTCTCATACTGGACAGGCTGCTGCCCGCTCTGAAGAACAGAGGACACAAG GTTTTGATCTTCAGCCAGATGACGTCCATCTTGGATATTCTGATGGACTATTGTTACCTCCGAGATTTCCGATACAGCCGGTTAGATGGCAGCATGCCGTACACCGAAAGAGACGAGAAC ATCCAAAGGTTTTTCACTGACCCAGAGGTGTTCATCTTCCTGCTGAGTACCAGGGCAGGAGGACTTGGAATCAACTTGACAGCAGCTGACACAGTTATCATCTTTGACAGCGATTGG AACCCTCAGGCGGACCTGCAGGCTCAGGACCGCTGCCACCGCATCGGACAAACCAAACCCGTGGTGGTGTACCGGCTAGTGACGGCCAACACCATCGACCAGAAGATTCTGGAGCGGGCGTCGGCCAAGAGGAAGCTGGAACAGATGGTCATCCACAAGA aaaagtTCAAAGGCGGGAAGGCGGAGCTGAATCAAAGTAAGAGCTGCATCGATCTGGACGAGCTGCGGGACCTGCTGCAGGCCAGAGGCCCTGAGAA GGAGGTGAAATCCTCACGAGGAAAGGTGATCAGCGACAAGGATCTGGAGATCTTACTGGATCGCAGCGACTTGCTGG AAAACAGGAGGAGCATGAAGGAGAAAGTGGGAGTCTTCAGAGTGATCGACGCCAAAGAGTCATCAGAGATCACGCTGACCTGA
- the calhm3 gene encoding calcium homeostasis modulator protein 3, protein MERLKLVLQYFQSNSESISNGICIVLALVSVKLYTSFDFNCPCLPQYNKLYSLGVMTVPPVIFFFLGVLVNRHTGVMMDEWMRPVGNRSKNPAVVKYLFSAMIQRALLAPMVWILVTLLDGKIFICAFSVSVDPGLFSGVPNNTGLDVVRIMAKVPCKEDVIFQNSSFRKAVSRYVRCYSQAVGWSILLFLIILGAMGRLIKPCFEDHAAFLQTRYWSNYLDVEQKLFDETCVLHARDFARKCVVQFFEDMTEDSILRLPHPSFISNVGERLEEEEERLHGVTKRVQMDQLLNKWYYGKPELDVTRIAHRPRPCVTWQDPGGRALYSEV, encoded by the exons ATGGAGCGTCTTAAGTTAGTCCTCCAGTACTTCCAGTCCAACTCTGAGTCCATCTCTAACGGGATCTGCATCGTCCTGGCTCTGGTCAGCGTCAAGCTCTACACCAGCTTCGACTTTAACTGCCCGTGCCTTCCTCAGTACAACAAGCTCTACTCGCTGGGAGTGATGACGGTCCCGCCCGTCATCTTTTTCTTCCTGGGGGTCCTCGTCAATCGGCATACGGGTGTCATGATGGACGAGTGGATGAGGCCGGTTGGGAATCGTTCCAAAAATCCTGCGGTGGTGAA ATACCTGTTCTCTGCCATGATCCAGAGGGCCCTGCTCGCTCCCATGGTCTGGATCCTGGTCACTTTGTTGGACGGCAAGATCTTCATCTGTGCTTTCAGCGTCAGTGTTGATCCGGGCCTTTTCTCAG GTGTGCCCAACAACACAGGTCTGGATGTGGTTAGGATCATGGCCAAGGTGCCCTGCAAAGAGGACGTTATTTTCCAGAACAGCTCGTTCCGTAAAGCGGTCTCCCGATATGTCCGCTGTTATTCTCAA GCAGTTGGCTGGTCCATCCTCCTGTTCCTGATCATACTGGGAGCGATGGGACGCCTTATCAAACCCTGTTTTGAAGACCACGCCGCCTTCTTACAGACACGGTACTGGAGCAACTACCTGGACGTGGAGCAGAAGCTTTTCGACGAAACCTGTGTTTTGCACGCGCGTGACTTCGCCCGCAAGTGTGTGGTGCAGTTCTTCGAGGACATGACGGAGGACTCGATACTTCGTCTCCCACATCCGTCCTTCATCTCCAACGTCGGCGAGAGgttggaggaagaagaggagagacTTCATGGGGTGACAAAGCGGGTGCAGATGGACCAGCTGCTCAACAAGTGGTACTACGGTAAACCTGAACTGGATGTAACCAGGATTGCACACAGACCCAGGCCGTGTGTCACATGGCAGGACCCAGGAGGGAGGGCTTTATACTCAGAGGTTTAA